CTGGAGAAGGAGTTCCCGAGCCGGTTCGTGCCGGACACGATCTCGGCGATGAGTGCCGGGTCGGGCCGGTTGCTGCAGGCGTACAAACAGCTGTCGAACGTGGTGGTCCTGGTCAGCCTGCCGATCGCCGGGTGCAGCCTCGCCGTCGCGGCGGCGGCCGGGCTGGCCGAGCGCAAGCGCCCGTTCAGCCTGTTGCGGCTCACCGGCGCCCCGATCGCGATGCTGCGCCGGGTGCTGGCCTTCGAGACCGTGGTGCCCCTGCTGCTGACCGCTGTCGTCTCGATCGGCGTCGGCTTCCTCGCCGCGCATCTGTTCCTGCGCGCCCAACTCGACCAGACGCTGCAGCCTCCCGGGCTGCAGTACTACGTGATCGTCTGCGCGGGCCTGGTGGTGGCACTCGGCATCCTCGGCTCGACGCTGCCGTTGCTGCGGCGCGTCACCGGCCCCGACGCGGCTCGCAACGACTAGGACGGTTCGCCGCGGCCTGCCACGAGCCGGCCGGCCGCCGCGATCCACACGGCCGCCTCCGCCGCGGTCGGCCGGAATGCGTCGCCATCGCGGCGCGCCTTGGCCGCCCGGGCATACCGCTTGACCAGGTCGGCCGGGTCAGCGGCAGCGAGCGCCGGCACATCGGTCAGCCCGGCGTCGTAGAGCACCGCAGCCTTGGTGCGATCCAGGCCGGGCACCGTGAGCAGCCCCGCCAGCAGGGTGTACCGGCCCAGCGTCGCGCGGTCGACGCCGAGCAGGCTGACCAGGCTGGCGCTCGTCCGCGCCCGGGTCGCGATCTGCCGGAACGAGCTGACCGTGCTCACGTGCGCGGCGCGCAGGCTGCGCACCTGCGCGGGGCTGAGCCCGTCGATGCTGTCCACAGCAGGGTCCGCCGCGGGTGGCGCCGGGTCCGCTGCCGGCTTGGGCACCGGCACCACGGTCAGGCTCACCGTTGACAACGCGGCCGCGTTCACGTCCTCACCGGGCTGCACGAAGCGAAAGCCGATCGTGCCGAGTTCGGTGACGTCGACGTGCACCTTGCTCTCCAGGGCGAACTCGCGCACCGCGAAGTTGGTGACGCCGTTCGCCATCTCGCCCAGCTGCTGCTGCAGGCTGTCCAGCGAGTGCTGCAGTCCGGCCGCCAGGTCGTCGCTGGAGCGGGCCGGGGACTGCAGCTCGGCCAGCTTCGCCGTCAGCGCCGCGTTCTCCGACTGCAGCTGCGCGACCTGCTGGCGCAGCACGTCGACGATCTTCTCCAGGTTCTCGCTCGAATGCGCGTCGGTTGGGTCGGCGCCGACCAGCGGGGTGAACAGGCCGGGCCGGCCGTCGACGGTGACGATGCGGTCGACGCCGACCCGGTCCAGGTCCAGTCGCGTGCCCGGCGGCAGCCGCACGACGGGCGGGTTCACGTCGGCGATGTCGGTCCCCCTCCACTCGGCGTCGGCGGCGTCGGCGGCGACGCGAGAGGTTGCGGCGCGAGACGTTGCGGCGCGAGCGAGACCCGCACCCGCGTGCCGACCGCCGCCGAGTAGCCGTACAGGCCGACCGTGAGTGGGTTGAGCGTGCGGCAGAGCAGCCTGGTCTGTCCAGTGCTGCCGGTGCGGACCGCTTCGGAGGACAGCTCGAGGTCGACGCTCACCGAGTCGAACGCGTACCACAGCGGCGGGAGGGCCAGGCTGCCCGCCGGCGCCGCCAGATAGGCAGCCACCCGCTCCCGGGCGTGTTCGTCGAGCACGTCCTGGGCGTCGGCGACGGCGCGCACCGCCCCGGCCAGCAGCACTCCCAGCTCCGCCTGCTGGGTGCCGGCCGGGACGGTCGGTGGGCTGCTCACCTCAGAACGTGAGTGTGGTCGACTCGCCGACGATGCCCTTGCGCACGCCGACCACGAAGTCGGCCGGGGTGCGGTCCGGGGCGTCCCCGACGAACTGGCGGGTGAGCGTGATCGTCACCTGGCCGTTGGCGTCAGTGGTGCCGGTGCCGCCCTTGAACGCCCAGGCGACGCCCTGGGTGTCGATCGCCAGCTCCTTGCCCGCGATCGGGTCGCCCGCGGCGTTGCGGTAGGTGATCACCGCGTCCATCGTGCGTGACGTGGCCGGGTTGCCGACGTCGGCGATCGGCCCGGCGTCGATCTCGATCTGCGGCCCGACGATGGCCTGGCGCGGCTTCGGCACGCCGATGTCGTGCCGCGGCTCGAGCACCGCGTTCATCCGCAGCAGGCCGACCGAGTCCTCGACGCGGAAGTTCGTGTCGATGTGCGTCTGGCTGTCGTCGTACTGGAAGTTGTTGTAACCGCCGCCGAAGATGATCCCGAACCCCGCCTGCCCGGAGCTGTCGGTCGAGGTGTTCGAGTGCGTGTCGGTAGACGCGGTCGCCGCGAACTGGCTCGCGGTGAACCGGCCCTGCAGCCGTACCTGCGTCCACTGGTAGATCACCGGGTCGATGAAGTCGATCAGCGGCAGCTGCTGGGTGAACGTCTTCTCGCCGGTGACGTTGCCGTTGTCGTCGTAGTC
This genomic stretch from Jatrophihabitans cynanchi harbors:
- a CDS encoding DUF4332 domain-containing protein; this encodes MNPPVVRLPPGTRLDLDRVGVDRIVTVDGRPGLFTPLVGADPTDAHSSENLEKIVDVLRQQVAQLQSENAALTAKLAELQSPARSSDDLAAGLQHSLDSLQQQLGEMANGVTNFAVREFALESKVHVDVTELGTIGFRFVQPGEDVNAAALSTVSLTVVPVPKPAADPAPPAADPAVDSIDGLSPAQVRSLRAAHVSTVSSFRQIATRARTSASLVSLLGVDRATLGRYTLLAGLLTVPGLDRTKAAVLYDAGLTDVPALAAADPADLVKRYARAAKARRDGDAFRPTAAEAAVWIAAAGRLVAGRGEPS
- a CDS encoding Ig-like domain-containing protein, with protein sequence MANTDVSGQLATAGLAFGDLVKLTGQAVANTQTALNKTGADATSALATTLVDVIAVQELDYDDNGNVTGEKTFTQQLPLIDFIDPVIYQWTQVRLQGRFTASQFAATASTDTHSNTSTDSSGQAGFGIIFGGGYNNFQYDDSQTHIDTNFRVEDSVGLLRMNAVLEPRHDIGVPKPRQAIVGPQIEIDAGPIADVGNPATSRTMDAVITYRNAAGDPIAGKELAIDTQGVAWAFKGGTGTTDANGQVTITLTRQFVGDAPDRTPADFVVGVRKGIVGESTTLTF